The proteins below are encoded in one region of Xenopus laevis strain J_2021 chromosome 8L, Xenopus_laevis_v10.1, whole genome shotgun sequence:
- the olfm4.L gene encoding olfactomedin 4 L homeolog precursor: protein MLQLLITALGICQAASLAISTPGSLDEHGVCQCSLIVPDMTFPADRLEILEKENMKLSVSFQEQITKIGNYQATLTGYLQKLTNLTKKVDNMQMGGISYTELDFELLRLEINEMESLVVQLKSSINGSSVLVESLFVEIHNISIMVNQLESYDKNNVLAVRREIAALRKRLEECEKNHVNPTQPSISYGTCKHGGLANISKPFVVQLNWLGFPYKFGGWGKDTFPGANQDIHWVAPLQTDGRIMNIMRFYASYDDLLLFKKPTDKILTKNLQYNQIDYSICGQGGGMMVYNNSMYYNCYNTKDICKYNVDTNAVERKPLTDASFNNRFSYASSSWQDIDLASDEDGLWVIYSTEQNSGNIVISKLNSTTLTVEKTWTTSQYKLGATNAFMVCGVLYATRTLSTRKEEIFYMYDTKTNKEGKLSIILDKMMENVQSLAYNPNDQKLTMYNDGYLISYDLAFKPLLNLA, encoded by the exons ATGCTGCAGCTTCTGATCACTGCTCTGGGGATTTGCCAGGCCGCCTCACTG GCAATTTCAACTCCTGGGTCTCTTGATGAACATGGGGTTTGTCAATGTTCATTGATTGTCCCAGATATGACCTTTCCTGCTGATCGATTGGAGATTctggaaaaagaaaacatgaaactgAGCGTCAGCTTCCAGGAACAGATCACTAAG ATAGGAAATTACCAGGCCACTTTAACAGGATACCTGCAGAAGCTGACCAATCTGACCAAGAAGGTTGACAATATGCAAATGGGAGGCATCTCATACACAGAGCTTGACTTTGAACTGCTGAGGCTAGAGATTAATGAGATGGAATCTTTAGTAGTCCAACTCAAATCTTCTATCAATGGTTCCAGTGTTTTAGTGGAGAGTCTCTTTGTTGAG ATACACAACATCTCCATTATGGTGAACCAACTGGAGTCATATGATAAAAACAATGTGTTAGCTGTGCGACGGGAGATAGCTGCCTTGCGGAAGCGCCTGGAAGAGTGTGAGAAGAACCATGTTAATCCTACACAACCTTCTATTAGTTATG GAACTTGCAAACATGGAGGATTGGCAAACATCAGTAAACCTTTTGTGGTGCAGTTGAACTGGCTGGGATTTCCCTATAAATTTGGAGGATGGGGTAAGGACACATTTCCAGGAGCCAATCAAGATATTCATTGGGTAGCTCCTCTGCAAACCGATGGACGCATAATGAACATTATGAGATTTTATGCATCCTACGATGACCTCTTGCTTTTTAAGAAGCCTACAGATAAAATACTCACTAAGAATCTGCAATACAATCAAATTGACTATTCCATTTGTGGACAAGGTGGAGGTATGATGGTTTATAACAACTCAATGTATTACAACTGCTACAACACCAAAGACATCTGCAAATACAATGTGGACACTAATGCTGTAGAACGTAAGCCACTAACAGATGCTTCCTTCAATAACCGTTTCTCCTATGCCTCCTCCAGTTGGCAAGATATAGATCTAGCCAGTGATGAAGATGGACTTTGGGTGATTTATTCCACTGAACAAAATTCTGGAAACATTGTGATTAGCAAACTCAATTCCACCACCTTAACAGTGGAAAAGACTTGGACCACCTCTCAGTATAAGCTTGGAGCAACAAATGCCTTCATGGTCTGTGGTGTTCTTTATGCCACTAGAACACTTAGTACTCGAAAGGAGGAGATATTCTATATGTATGacacaaaaacaaacaaggaaGGAAAACTAAGTATAATTCTGGACAAGATGATGGAAAATGTTCAGAGTCTTGCTTATAATCCAAATGATCAAAAGCTCACTATGTACAATGATGGTTACTTAATCAGCTATGATCTTGCCTTCAAACCATTGTTGAATCTGGCTTAA